Below is a window of Bifidobacterium asteroides DNA.
CGTTGAACCTGGCGACATAGTCCATATGCTCGCCGATCAGATCCGTTGCCTTGCCCTTGCCCTCGTCGCCCCACTGGGCCCCAACGATCACGATTCCAGGCATACGATGCTCCTTATCCACTGGTCGCCATCCAAGGAAATGACGGCAAACCATCCATAGACGAGCCTAACCCTACGTATGGAGCGCAAGACCGACCGACTCAGGCATCATAAGGCCTGAACGGGCTCAGCAGCCAATCGTGGCTTCCACGCCCGCAAGATCCTCCTGGTACGGCCGGTTGTCAGTCATCTCATGGCACGTCCCGCGCTGCCCAACTGCTGGCAGGCCTCGACTACACGAGCCGCCATCCCGTCCTCGGCCTGGCGTCCCCAGGAACGGGGGTCGTACTCGCTCTTGTCGCCGACCTCTCCATCCACTTTGAGGACCTTGTCGTAATTAGCGAACATATGCCCTGCCGCGGCCCTGGTGAAGGCGTACTGGGTGTCGGTATCCACATTCATCTTGACCACGCCATGAGCGACGGCGGAGGCGATCTCCTCCGGCTGCGAACCAGAACCACCATGGAAGACCAAAAGGAAGGGCTTATCAGCAGGGGAGCCCGGGGAGGGTATGCCGCCAACCTCTCCCTCGGATACGGCTCTGGCGGTCCTGGCCTGGATCTGCCCCAGCAGGTCGGGCCTCAGTTTGACCACACCGGGCTTGTAGGATCCGTGCACGTTGCCGAAGGTGAAGGCCACCATGTAGTGGCCGCGCTCGCCCAGACCCAGGGCATCAACCACCTTGAGACCGTCCTCGGGCGAGGAATAGAGCCGCTGGTCGATAGCGGCCGAATGACCATCCTCCTCGCCGCCGACAGTGCCTACCTCGATCTCCAGGATGGTGTGGGCGGCCCGGGACTGCTCCAGCAGCTCTGCCGCCATGGCCAAATTCTCCCGCAGAGACAGGCTGGAACCGTCCCACATGTGCGACTGGAAGAGTGGATCCTGACCGTGGGCCACCTGGTCCTTCTCGTAGGCCAGCAGAGGCCGAACCCATTCGTCCAGGTACTTCGGGGCACAGTGGTCCGTATGCAGGGCCACGGTGATGCTCGGATAGCGGGCGATCACTTCATGGGCGAATCTGGCAAAGGCGATGGAACCAACCACCCGGTCGGCCAGGCGCTGTCCGGAGAGGTAGGCGGCACCTCCCACCGAGACCTGGATGATCCCGTCGGACTGAGCGTTATCCAATCCCTGCAGGGCCGCGTTCAGAGTCTGCGTGCTGGTCACATTGATGGCGGGATAGGCGTAGGACCCCCGTCTGGCCGCATCGAGCATCGCCACATACCGTTCAGGAGTCGCTAAAGTCATACCCTCATTATCGTCGGCTGCAAGGAAAATCGGCAAAAGACCCGCTGCCGCAGACACCACCGATAGATCGCAGGTCTCTGCCCTGATGGCGAACACACCACGACGCGCTTTGACAAGCCTCCAAGCCGCGGGTAGTTTAGCTGCGTACAGTTTGATGAAACGTTACATCAAACAGGTTGTTTGTTTCACAGCAGTAACGAATCAGCCTAGGGAAGGCACGACATAGGTAAGCAGAAGGTTGGTGCTGCCCATCCTTCTGGGAAGGAGACCAACGTGTCAGCAAGTAAGGAAACCGTCCGCAAGATCATTCTGGATCTGGACACTGGCATCGATGACACGCTGGCTTTGTCCTACGTCCTGGGTTCCCCGGATGCCGAACTGATCGGGATCACCGGCACCTACGGCAACGTGGTGCTCGACCAAGGCGTCGACAACGATCTGCGGCTGCTGGCCATGTACGGCAGGGAGGACATCCCCGTCTTCAAGGGGATCGACCACCCCAGCACGACCGACTCCTTCAGCGTTCCGCCGGACTCCGAGATCTTCCACGGGGCCAACGGCACTGGAAATGTTGAAATCCCAGCACAGACCGATCGGCAGGCCAGCCAGCAGAGCTCGGTGGACTTCATCATCGACGCAGTCCGCCGTTACCCCAAGGGCGAGCTGGCCGTGGTGCCCACCGGCGCCCTGACTACCATCGCCGCCGCCCTGGAAAAGGCCCCTGACATCGTCGACCGCATCAGCATTGTTATGATGGGCGGCACTCTGACCCAGCCTGGCAACGTGGGACCCTTCGCAGAAGCCAACATCAACCAGGATCCTGAGGCAGCCAACCGGGTCTTCGCCACCACCGCAGACATCACCATGGTTGGTCTGGACGTGACCACCCAGGCTCTGATGAGCCGCGAGGACACCGAGGCCCTGCGCGCCACAGGCACCAGCGCCGGCCGCTTCCTGGCAGACATGACCGACTACTACATCGACATCAGCGAAAAAGAGAGCGGGGTCTACCTGGGGGGCTGCAACCTGCACGACCCCCTGGCCGCCGCCGTAGCCATCGACCCCAGCCTGGTCACCACCTTCGCCACCAACCTGATGGTCGAGACCGAAGGACCACAGCGGGCCCGTACCATCGGTGACCCCAGCAGGCTCCTGGACACAGTCAAGAACACCAAGGTTGCCCTGTCGATCGACACCGAGCGGTTCACCCGGCGCTTCATGGACAGGCTTCTGACCCTGGTGCGCAAGACCGAGAACGAACGATAGAAGGACGGCAGTCATGAGCGAATCCATCACCACCGAGACTACCGAAGCGACCGTTGATGAAAACCGCCGCAGCACCAAGCGGGCCCTGCCGGCCCTGCTGACCATCTTCCTGCTGGGCACACTGATGATCCAAGCCTTTAACCTGGTCTTCCAGAACGTGGGCGACTCCTTGGGAATGTCCGCCAACGCCTCGCTGATCAGCACCCTGCCTGGCATCGTCCTGGGCGTGGTCTGCATGCTCTACGGAACCCTCTGCGACTACATCTCCCCTCGGAAGATGACCCTGTTCGGCGTGGGCGCCCTGATCATCGGCAGCCTCCTGGGCTTCTTCGGCGCATCGAATTTCTGGGCCGTGGTCCTGGCCCGCATGATCCAGACTGCGGGTGGCCAGGTGGCCGGCTCGGTCTTCCTGGTCATGGCCATGAAATACCTGAGCGACAAGGAGCGCGCCTTCTATCTGGGTATCTTCAACGCCGTCTACTACGCCTCCTCTGCGGTGGGCATCTTCGCCGGCGGCCTGATCACCTCCATCGATTGGCGCTACCTCTTCCTGGTACCGCTGGTCTCCATTCTCCTGATCCCTCCGGTGCTCAAGTACACGCCTGACACCGGCATCAAGGGTGAGCGCATCGACGTCTTCGGCATCGCCCTGTTCGCGCTGATCGCCGGGTTCGTGGCCGTCTACTTCTCCTTCCCAGCCACCTGGATGCTGGGGGTGCTGGCCGTCCTGATCCTGATCTTTGCCGGCTATGTCTGGAAGGGCGCCAACCCCTTCCTGAGCCGAGGGTTCGTGACCAACGGCGCCTACATGGCTGTCCTGCTGGCCCTCTTCGTCTTCTACTTCTTCAACTTTGCCTGCGTGCCCATCTACAACGTGATCGGCGACCGGATCTACGGGATCTCCCTGAGCCAGGTCTCCCTCTGCCTGACAATCGTCTACATCGTGGCCACCCTGGTGGGCTGCCTGTCCGGAGTCATCATGAACGCCATGGGACGCCTGCCTATGCTGATCCTGTCCGCACTGCTCATGATCGCCGGAGCCGTAGGGTCGGCCCTTTCGCTCACCTCGGGCTTCTGGGTCCTGACTGCGCTGGCTTCGGTCTTCATCGCCGGCATCACCATGTCCTACACACCCCTCTACGATTCCTTCTCGGCCACCCTGCCCGTGGACCAGAACGGACGCGGCATCGGCATTGGGGATCTGATGATGAATACCTCGGCCTCCATCGGCATGGCCGTCTACAGCGGACTCATGGCCAATCCCCAATTCGGGTCACATGCTCTGGGGGGTGTCAAGACCGGCATTCAGGCTCAGGTGGCCAACATGTTCTGGGTCATGGCACTGACCGCCCTGCTGGCCCTGATCATCGTGGCCGTCTTCCACAAGGCCATGTCAGCCAAGACTTCCCAGGAGTAAGGCTGGTGTGGCTCACGCATACTTGGTCAGGCAGCCGCACGGCTCGGTCCGCCCTTCCCAGGTTTTGGGATGAGCCAGGCCCAAGCGCGGCACCCGACCGCACGAACCGGGGAGGGAGCGGGATTCGTACTACTTTCGGCAATGTGATAGTCCCCCTCTTCCCTCAGCCGCCGAAAGTGAGATGATCGCTGATCCCTCCCCCACGGAGAGCCCCCGCCATTGCCATAACTGGCGGGGGCTCTTTCATATCTACGCCCGACAAGAACCGATTGGGGCGTTTGACAGCGGCAGGCTCCTGGTATGGACTGCATGCCTGCCGGCGCCCGCTGTAACGGCTCTCGTAAAAGCGGATGCGGGAATGGCGAGCTACAGGCACCCTCGGCCAGAAGTGTTTGTGCGCGTGGTACGGTGGTAGGAACGGCCGGGCTGTCCCCGGCGCGTGGCCACAGCCCGGCCAGGGGGGATCTGACGGGCATGACTAAAAGTTGGGGAGGGGGATTTCTCTATTATGCGTCAGCGTCCGAGCTTGGCGGCCGCCGCTCTGGCCATCCTCCTGGCCCTGTCCTGCGCTCCTGCCCTGGCCGGAGGATCCAGCAGCCCATCGGGAGCAGCCACACCCGCCACCCTGGAAAACGCCGGGAAGCAGGACCCCGAAGCCCCCCGCCCGGATAGCCGGCAGCCCGATGCCGCTGGCAGCACGCTGACTGCCACCCCGCCAGCCCCTTCATCCCCGCTGTCCGCCTCCTCCCCACTGCCGTCATCCTCCCCCCTGGCCGCGCCCGACGCTCCCGGCAGCCGACCGCGGGCCCGGTCGTCCGCAGTCTGGACGGTCAGTTTCGACCCGGCCGGTGGCAGCAGCGTCGGCCAGCAGGCCATCCCCGACAGGGGCCAGGCCAGCCGGCCCAGCCCCGACCCGTCCAAGGACGGATACCTGTTCGACGGCTGGTTCCAAGGCAACATTGCCTACGACTTCAACCAGCCCGTCACCAGCAGCATCACCCTCACCGCCCGATGGACCAGCGAGGACACGCAGCACTGGGCCATCAGCCCCAGCCAAGGACCCACAGCCGGAAACACCAAAACCACCCTCACCCCGCCCAAGCCAAGAGGCATCCGCTTCAGCCAAATCAGCCTGGGCTGGTTTCATTCTGCAGCCATAGGCTCCGACGGGAATCTCTACACCTGGGGAAGCAATGGCCACGGCCAGCTGGGCGACGGCACCACCGCCGACAAGCACACGCCGACCCAAGTCGGCAAGCCCCAAGGCGCAGCAGACGGGTTCACCTGGAAACAAACCAGCCTAGGAGAGAACCATTCCGCAGCATTAGGCTCCGACGGCCAGCTCTACGCCTGGGGAAGCAACAGCAGCGGCCAGCTGGGGCGTGAACCCTCCAACGCCTGGCCGGCCAGCCGGCCAGGACCGGTCGGCTTCCCCGGAAAACCACAAGCCACCAGCATCTGCTTCGACCAAACCCGGCAACAAGGCGCCTGCCTTGCCGCCGGCAAAAACCTGACGCCCAACCCCGACGGCACCTGGAACGCCACCACGCCCGCCTACACGCCAGGCCCCGTCCCCGCAGCCATCGACTGGACCCAGGACGGCAGACAGCAGCAAACCGACACAAGCAACACCTACCGGTACCTGTCCATCGCCAGCCTGCCCCTGACCGGAGGAAACGGCATGCTCCTCCTGCTCGCCACAGGACTGCTCGCCGCAGGAGCCGCCGCAGCCGCCAAAAACCGACGACAACAAACCCAAACAAACACTTCACACGAGTAAGCAGCCCGGGCCACACACCCCCAACACCTGCGGATCATGAGAACCAGGGGGCTGCAACGCAGAGAGGCCCCAAGCCCGCGCGCAATGCCGGCCCTCGGCACTAGCCCACTGCACACCCCTCCATGGCTAGTCTCCCACGTCTCCTCACTCGTCAGCCTGGGGAAGAGACAGACCCCATCACGACCCTTGAAAGAAACCGTCAGACATAAGCCCACCAAGGCACGGCCCATTCGGCATTCGCTGCTTCGCCTGAACCATCGGAACAGTGCTGACCGCCCCAGAACGAAGAGAACCCGGCGGTGCATAAACACCGCCGGGCGAGAGAGAAGAAAGGGAATTCAGTTGTCGGGCGGAGGTCAACCGCCTGGTCGGTTTTTAAGCCAACATCTATAGTAAAGAACAGCCACCTTGTAAGGACTATAGGGTTTTCTGAAAAACTTCTGTGAATCCGAAAGGCCCAAACCTGCGGGCAGGGAGCTGAACCTGGTCAACGGCCGTCACAGGGCTGGCTAGACTGGAAAGGGCCCACCCTGACGACTCTGAAGGAGATACCAAGGCATGTTGCTCAGCGACCATGACATCCTGGATGCCCACCAGGCAGGACATCTGAATCTGGACCCTTGGACACCGGCCATGGTCCAGCCCTCCAGCGTGGATGTTCGCCTGGACCGTTATTTTCGAGTCTTCAACAACCATCAATACACCTATGTGGATCCGGCTGAGGACCAGGGGGCATTGACTGAGCAGTTCGAGGTGCCCAAGGGAGAACCCTGGATCCTGCACCCTGGAGAATTCGTCCTGGGCTCCACCTGGGAGCATGTCAGGCTGGACTCCACCCTGGCTGCCCGCCTGGAGGGCAAGAGTTCGCTGGGGCGCCTGGGGATCCTGACCCATTCCACCGCCGGATTCGTCGACCCGGGCTTTACGGGGCATATCACCCTGGAGCTGTCCAACGTGAGCACCTTGCCGGTCAAGCTTTGGCCTGGCATGAAGATCGGCCAAATGTGCTTCTTCCAGCTCTCCTCGCCCGCCCAGTACCCTTATGGGTCCAAGCACAATGGCTCCCACTACCAGGGCCAGCGCGGGCCAACCCCCTCCCGCTCCTACATCAATTTCTACAAGGCCGACGTTTCGGACTGACGAAGCAAAATGACTGAACTTGTATGAAGCCTGCATGGCGGCATTGACGCAAAGAGCCAGAATGCCGCTACATGAGCTCAACGGCCTGTTCATCCTGGTTTTCATAAGCCGCACTCATTGGGATTCAAATACCCCCCCCCCGCTATGAAGCGTATGAGCAGGGCAAACATAAACCCGCGTTTTCTGCGGGCTCATCCGCAGAATAGAATCGGTACTTCACTCAACGAAGTACCCAGCTTGCTCGATATCTCACTTGATAATTTGCATACAATCTGACCAAGCAGAAGGCTAATGAATTGCGGCCAGGCTTCAGGCTGGAGAGGGATGGCGCCAAAGACCTCGCCCATCTTGGAGCAGAATGGGTAGCGCAGGAACTTGCGGATATCGTTGAAAATGCCGCAGTCCTCCCGCACAGCCTTGACAATGTCCTGGTCCTGGCCATGCCGCTCTCCCGCTCATGTCCCTTGACTTCAAGCCCACTTGAAGGCGTACGGATAAAGAGACAACTGACCACCGACAACTCGCCACGGGAGAATGGATGACCAATCTGCTGACACTGGGCGCCAACGGTCGTATAGCCCGCCTGGTCCGGAAGGACCTGCTGACCGGTGAAAACGACACGCACCTGACCGAGTACCTGCGCATCGCCGACCGACTGCCCGTCCTTGACCCGACCAGGGAAACCACCATCGAGGGGGACGTGAACGACTATCCCCGCCTTGTTCATGCAATGCAGGGCCAGGATATCGTCCTGGCCGATCTTGGCGGGCAATTCGAGCCCATGGCCGACAACACGGTCCGGGCCATGGACCAGGCAGGGGTCAAGCGCCTGATCTGGATTACCGGACTCGGGCTCTACCATGAGGTGCCGGGCGAATTCGGCCGTTGGGTCGAAGAGTCCTGCGGTCATGAGGTCATGGAGGACACCCGCCGGGCAGGACGTCTCATCGAAGATTCCGACCTGGACTACACGATCATCCGCGCCGCC
It encodes the following:
- the dcd gene encoding dCTP deaminase, with amino-acid sequence MLLSDHDILDAHQAGHLNLDPWTPAMVQPSSVDVRLDRYFRVFNNHQYTYVDPAEDQGALTEQFEVPKGEPWILHPGEFVLGSTWEHVRLDSTLAARLEGKSSLGRLGILTHSTAGFVDPGFTGHITLELSNVSTLPVKLWPGMKIGQMCFFQLSSPAQYPYGSKHNGSHYQGQRGPTPSRSYINFYKADVSD
- a CDS encoding InlB B-repeat-containing protein, coding for MRQRPSLAAAALAILLALSCAPALAGGSSSPSGAATPATLENAGKQDPEAPRPDSRQPDAAGSTLTATPPAPSSPLSASSPLPSSSPLAAPDAPGSRPRARSSAVWTVSFDPAGGSSVGQQAIPDRGQASRPSPDPSKDGYLFDGWFQGNIAYDFNQPVTSSITLTARWTSEDTQHWAISPSQGPTAGNTKTTLTPPKPRGIRFSQISLGWFHSAAIGSDGNLYTWGSNGHGQLGDGTTADKHTPTQVGKPQGAADGFTWKQTSLGENHSAALGSDGQLYAWGSNSSGQLGREPSNAWPASRPGPVGFPGKPQATSICFDQTRQQGACLAAGKNLTPNPDGTWNATTPAYTPGPVPAAIDWTQDGRQQQTDTSNTYRYLSIASLPLTGGNGMLLLLATGLLAAGAAAAAKNRRQQTQTNTSHE
- the fbaA gene encoding class II fructose-bisphosphate aldolase — translated: MTLATPERYVAMLDAARRGSYAYPAINVTSTQTLNAALQGLDNAQSDGIIQVSVGGAAYLSGQRLADRVVGSIAFARFAHEVIARYPSITVALHTDHCAPKYLDEWVRPLLAYEKDQVAHGQDPLFQSHMWDGSSLSLRENLAMAAELLEQSRAAHTILEIEVGTVGGEEDGHSAAIDQRLYSSPEDGLKVVDALGLGERGHYMVAFTFGNVHGSYKPGVVKLRPDLLGQIQARTARAVSEGEVGGIPSPGSPADKPFLLVFHGGSGSQPEEIASAVAHGVVKMNVDTDTQYAFTRAAAGHMFANYDKVLKVDGEVGDKSEYDPRSWGRQAEDGMAARVVEACQQLGSAGRAMR
- a CDS encoding MFS transporter; this translates as MSESITTETTEATVDENRRSTKRALPALLTIFLLGTLMIQAFNLVFQNVGDSLGMSANASLISTLPGIVLGVVCMLYGTLCDYISPRKMTLFGVGALIIGSLLGFFGASNFWAVVLARMIQTAGGQVAGSVFLVMAMKYLSDKERAFYLGIFNAVYYASSAVGIFAGGLITSIDWRYLFLVPLVSILLIPPVLKYTPDTGIKGERIDVFGIALFALIAGFVAVYFSFPATWMLGVLAVLILIFAGYVWKGANPFLSRGFVTNGAYMAVLLALFVFYFFNFACVPIYNVIGDRIYGISLSQVSLCLTIVYIVATLVGCLSGVIMNAMGRLPMLILSALLMIAGAVGSALSLTSGFWVLTALASVFIAGITMSYTPLYDSFSATLPVDQNGRGIGIGDLMMNTSASIGMAVYSGLMANPQFGSHALGGVKTGIQAQVANMFWVMALTALLALIIVAVFHKAMSAKTSQE
- a CDS encoding nucleoside hydrolase; this translates as MSASKETVRKIILDLDTGIDDTLALSYVLGSPDAELIGITGTYGNVVLDQGVDNDLRLLAMYGREDIPVFKGIDHPSTTDSFSVPPDSEIFHGANGTGNVEIPAQTDRQASQQSSVDFIIDAVRRYPKGELAVVPTGALTTIAAALEKAPDIVDRISIVMMGGTLTQPGNVGPFAEANINQDPEAANRVFATTADITMVGLDVTTQALMSREDTEALRATGTSAGRFLADMTDYYIDISEKESGVYLGGCNLHDPLAAAVAIDPSLVTTFATNLMVETEGPQRARTIGDPSRLLDTVKNTKVALSIDTERFTRRFMDRLLTLVRKTENER
- a CDS encoding NAD(P)H-binding protein, producing the protein MTNLLTLGANGRIARLVRKDLLTGENDTHLTEYLRIADRLPVLDPTRETTIEGDVNDYPRLVHAMQGQDIVLADLGGQFEPMADNTVRAMDQAGVKRLIWITGLGLYHEVPGEFGRWVEESCGHEVMEDTRRAGRLIEDSDLDYTIIRAAYMDDQPDRDYELTEKGQPYRGTTVSRNSIADLIEKILADPAEHSRASLGISRPGTDGDRPVWVG